A portion of the Bacillus thuringiensis genome contains these proteins:
- a CDS encoding P-loop NTPase has protein sequence MLTQEQIINALKHVEDPELHKSVVELNMVRNVQMNGTEVKLEVVLTIQGCPLKAKIQQDIEESLHAIGASKVDITFGSMTQEERAALTENLKKNTRTETGMPSMLRLDSGVRFITVTSGKGGVGKSTVTINLATALARMGKKVGILDADIYGFSIPAMMETNKKPTMIDQTAIPVISHGVKIMSMGFFTEGNNPVMWRGPMLNKWIQNFLANTHWGELDYLLLDLPPGTGDVAIDVAAMIPQAKEIIVTTPHNVASFVASRVGVMAKHTKHEILGIVENMAYYEEQDGSKNYLFGKGGGEMLAEQLQTEVIAKIPFAKREENSGSSVYDEDSLVGEVFTSLAEDIIYRG, from the coding sequence ATGCTTACTCAAGAACAAATAATAAATGCATTAAAACATGTAGAGGATCCAGAGTTACACAAAAGTGTTGTAGAATTAAATATGGTTAGAAATGTACAAATGAACGGAACAGAGGTTAAACTTGAAGTAGTACTAACAATCCAAGGTTGTCCGTTAAAAGCAAAAATTCAACAAGATATTGAAGAATCACTTCACGCAATTGGTGCCTCTAAAGTGGATATAACATTTGGTTCTATGACGCAAGAAGAACGTGCAGCTTTAACAGAGAATTTAAAGAAAAATACTAGAACAGAAACTGGTATGCCGAGCATGCTTCGCCTTGATTCGGGAGTACGGTTTATTACTGTAACGAGCGGAAAAGGCGGAGTTGGAAAATCAACGGTGACAATTAATCTTGCAACTGCACTAGCTCGTATGGGCAAAAAAGTGGGGATATTAGATGCAGATATATATGGTTTTAGTATTCCAGCTATGATGGAAACGAATAAGAAACCAACGATGATTGATCAAACGGCAATTCCAGTCATTAGTCACGGTGTTAAAATCATGTCGATGGGATTTTTTACAGAAGGAAATAACCCAGTTATGTGGCGCGGACCGATGCTAAATAAATGGATTCAAAATTTCCTTGCGAATACGCACTGGGGAGAATTAGATTATTTATTACTTGATTTACCACCAGGTACAGGAGATGTTGCGATTGATGTTGCAGCGATGATTCCGCAAGCGAAAGAAATAATTGTTACAACTCCGCACAATGTAGCTTCATTCGTTGCTTCAAGAGTCGGTGTAATGGCAAAACATACGAAGCATGAGATTTTAGGTATTGTAGAAAATATGGCTTATTATGAAGAACAAGATGGATCGAAAAATTATCTGTTCGGAAAAGGCGGCGGCGAAATGCTTGCAGAACAATTGCAAACAGAAGTAATTGCCAAGATACCTTTTGCAAAACGTGAAGAAAATAGCGGTTCATCTGTATATGATGAAGATTCTCTTGTTGGAGAAGTGTTTACATCGTTAGCTGAGGATATTATTTATAGAGGATAG
- the rarD gene encoding EamA family transporter RarD: protein MGSQSAEQKKGILYAAGAYTMWGILPIYWKWVEEVPADEILAHRIVWAFVFMLLVLGVTKRFRQFIGEFVNLFKRPKLLMSLTIASVLISGNWFVYIWAVNHNHVIEASLGYYINPLISILLGTVVLKEKLNFWQYVAVGLAGVGVVILTVRFGSIPWVSLSLAFSFGLYGLTKKLLNYDATIGLTMETMLVTPFAIIYLVMTGAHGFGSFGSISMLSTLLLIGAGIVTALPLFYFAKGAQLIPLYMVGFLQYIAPTISLILGVFVFGEHFTSTHMIAFFCIWVALFVFSVAKTKFLVQKQPKFIKNKSAKVS from the coding sequence ATGGGGAGTCAATCAGCAGAGCAAAAAAAAGGGATACTATATGCGGCTGGTGCTTATACGATGTGGGGAATCCTACCGATCTATTGGAAATGGGTTGAGGAAGTTCCAGCAGATGAAATATTAGCACACCGCATCGTTTGGGCATTTGTTTTTATGTTACTTGTATTAGGTGTTACGAAGAGGTTTCGCCAGTTTATTGGGGAATTTGTGAATCTTTTTAAACGACCTAAATTATTAATGTCATTAACAATAGCTTCAGTCTTGATTAGCGGAAACTGGTTTGTTTACATATGGGCCGTTAATCATAATCATGTTATTGAAGCGAGTCTTGGCTATTATATTAATCCGCTTATTAGTATTTTACTTGGTACAGTCGTTTTAAAGGAAAAGTTAAACTTTTGGCAATATGTTGCAGTTGGTTTAGCAGGAGTAGGGGTTGTCATTTTAACAGTACGTTTCGGATCTATTCCGTGGGTTTCTCTTTCACTTGCCTTTTCATTTGGATTGTACGGATTAACGAAAAAACTGTTAAATTATGATGCTACAATTGGACTTACGATGGAAACGATGTTAGTGACGCCGTTTGCGATCATTTATCTTGTTATGACAGGAGCACATGGTTTCGGCTCATTTGGATCTATTTCAATGTTATCAACGTTACTTTTAATAGGAGCAGGTATTGTAACGGCATTACCACTATTTTATTTTGCAAAAGGAGCACAACTTATTCCGCTTTATATGGTGGGATTTTTACAATATATTGCGCCAACAATTAGCTTAATTTTAGGTGTATTTGTATTTGGTGAACATTTCACATCTACACATATGATTGCATTTTTCTGTATATGGGTTGCTTTATTTGTATTCTCGGTAGCGAAGACAAAGTTTTTAGTGCAGAAACAACCGAAATTTATAAAAAATAAATCAGCAAAAGTATCATAA
- a CDS encoding DUF1294 domain-containing protein, which translates to MKWIYFLIINVIAFSLMGLDKRKAKKKQWRTPESTLFLSAAAGGAVGAWIGMYMFHHKTHKKKFVFGIPLLIVITVCLLFVV; encoded by the coding sequence ATGAAATGGATTTATTTTCTTATTATTAACGTTATAGCTTTTAGCCTTATGGGGCTTGATAAACGAAAAGCAAAGAAGAAACAGTGGAGAACGCCAGAAAGTACGTTGTTTTTATCAGCGGCAGCTGGGGGAGCAGTTGGAGCTTGGATCGGTATGTATATGTTTCATCATAAAACTCATAAAAAGAAATTTGTTTTCGGCATACCGTTACTTATTGTAATAACGGTATGTTTATTATTCGTTGTATGA
- a CDS encoding prenyltransferase/squalene oxidase repeat-containing protein — MLLYEKVHEEIARRTTVLQTMQRQDGTWRFCFEGAPLTDCHMIFLLKLLGRDKEIEPFVKRLASLQTNEGTWKLYEDEVGGNLSATIQSYAALLASEKYTKEDANMKRAEMFINERGGVARAHFMTKFLLAIHGEYEYPSLFHLPTPIMFLQNDSPLSIFELSSSARIHLIPMMLCLNKRFRVGKKLLPNLNHIAGGGGEWFREDRSPVFQTLLSDVKKIITYPLSLHHKGYEEVERFMKERIDENGTLYSYATASFYMIYALLALGHSIQSPIIQKAITGITSYIWKMERGGHLQNSPSTVWDTALLSYALQEAQVPKASKVIQNASAYLLRKQQTKKVDWSVHAPDISPGGWGFSDVNTTIPDIDDTTAVLRALARSRGNENVDNAWKRAVNWVKGLQNNDGGWGAFEKGVTSRILANLPIENASDMITDPSTPDITGRVLEFFGTYTQNELPEKQKQSAINWLMNVQEENGSWYGKWGICYIYGTWAVLTGLRSLGIPSSDSSLKRAVLWLEHIQHEDGGWGESCQSSVEKRFVTLPFSTPSQTAWALDALISYYDKETPVIRKGISYLLSNPYANEKYPTGTGLPGGFYIRYHSYAHIYPLLTLAHYAKKYRK; from the coding sequence TTGTTATTATATGAAAAAGTGCATGAAGAAATAGCGAGAAGAACAACTGTACTTCAAACGATGCAACGGCAAGATGGTACGTGGCGGTTTTGTTTTGAAGGAGCGCCACTAACAGATTGTCATATGATTTTTTTATTAAAATTATTAGGTAGAGATAAAGAGATAGAACCGTTTGTAAAAAGATTAGCATCACTTCAAACAAATGAAGGAACATGGAAATTGTATGAAGATGAAGTGGGTGGTAATTTATCTGCTACAATCCAATCTTATGCTGCCTTACTTGCATCGGAAAAATATACAAAAGAAGATGCGAATATGAAGCGAGCGGAAATGTTTATAAATGAGCGTGGGGGGGTAGCGCGTGCTCATTTTATGACGAAGTTTTTATTAGCGATTCATGGAGAATATGAATATCCTTCTCTCTTTCATTTGCCAACACCAATTATGTTTCTGCAGAATGATTCCCCTCTCAGTATATTTGAATTGAGTAGCTCAGCACGTATTCATTTAATTCCGATGATGTTGTGTTTAAATAAAAGATTTCGAGTAGGGAAAAAGTTATTGCCAAATTTAAATCACATTGCAGGCGGGGGCGGAGAATGGTTTCGGGAGGACCGATCTCCGGTTTTTCAAACACTATTAAGTGACGTGAAGAAAATTATAACGTATCCACTTTCTTTGCATCATAAAGGATATGAGGAAGTAGAACGTTTTATGAAAGAGCGTATTGATGAAAATGGAACATTATATAGTTACGCAACTGCCTCGTTTTATATGATTTATGCTTTACTTGCATTAGGACATTCTATTCAATCACCAATTATTCAGAAGGCTATAACGGGAATCACATCTTATATATGGAAGATGGAGAGAGGGGGCCATTTGCAAAACTCTCCGTCAACGGTATGGGATACAGCTTTACTCAGTTATGCTTTGCAAGAAGCTCAAGTTCCGAAAGCAAGTAAAGTGATTCAAAATGCATCAGCGTATTTACTAAGAAAACAGCAAACGAAGAAAGTAGATTGGAGTGTACATGCACCGGATATATCCCCAGGTGGTTGGGGGTTTTCGGATGTGAATACGACGATTCCAGATATTGATGATACAACTGCTGTGTTAAGAGCATTGGCGCGAAGTAGAGGGAACGAAAATGTAGATAATGCTTGGAAGCGAGCGGTTAATTGGGTTAAAGGATTGCAAAATAATGATGGTGGTTGGGGGGCTTTTGAAAAAGGAGTAACGAGCCGTATATTAGCAAATTTACCAATCGAAAATGCAAGTGATATGATTACAGATCCTTCTACACCAGATATTACAGGAAGAGTGTTAGAGTTTTTCGGGACATATACGCAAAATGAATTGCCCGAGAAACAAAAACAAAGTGCGATAAATTGGTTAATGAATGTACAAGAGGAAAATGGATCATGGTATGGGAAATGGGGAATTTGTTATATATATGGTACGTGGGCAGTGTTGACTGGTTTACGGTCACTAGGAATACCATCTAGCGATTCATCATTGAAACGAGCAGTTTTATGGCTTGAACATATACAGCATGAAGATGGTGGCTGGGGAGAATCTTGCCAAAGTAGTGTGGAAAAAAGATTCGTTACTTTGCCATTTAGTACACCATCCCAAACAGCATGGGCTTTAGATGCCCTCATTTCTTACTATGATAAAGAAACACCAGTCATTCGAAAAGGTATTTCATATTTGCTCTCCAACCCTTATGCAAATGAAAAATATCCTACTGGAACAGGTTTACCAGGTGGATTTTATATTCGTTATCATAGTTATGCTCATATATATCCGTTGCTTACTTTGGCTCATTATGCAAAAAAATATAGAAAATAA
- the moaD gene encoding molybdopterin converting factor subunit 1 → MITILLFANLREEVGLDQLIISEKQEMTVGQLKEWLKDSYHLQSLDTVMVAINEEFVTNEEMIKAGDIAALIPPVSGG, encoded by the coding sequence ATGATTACAATTTTATTGTTTGCAAATTTGCGTGAGGAAGTTGGATTGGATCAATTAATAATTTCAGAAAAACAAGAAATGACTGTTGGGCAATTAAAAGAATGGTTGAAAGATAGTTATCATTTGCAATCCTTGGATACAGTAATGGTTGCAATTAATGAAGAGTTTGTAACGAATGAAGAGATGATAAAAGCTGGAGATATAGCCGCATTAATCCCGCCCGTTAGCGGAGGGTAA
- the moaE gene encoding molybdopterin synthase catalytic subunit MoaE: MGQVLFEIVDNPILVEEVTNKVARREAGAITTFIGTVRELTKGKRTLHLEYEAYKPMAVKQLMRIGEEISERWPDAKVAITHRVGRLEIKDIAVVIAVSSPHRKVAYEANEYAIERIKRIVPIWKKEFWEDGTMWIGDQLENTPYPEGKPKKEE; encoded by the coding sequence ATGGGACAAGTGCTATTTGAGATTGTAGATAATCCGATTTTAGTTGAAGAAGTAACGAATAAAGTCGCAAGAAGGGAAGCAGGTGCGATTACAACATTTATTGGTACAGTGAGAGAATTAACAAAAGGAAAACGAACGCTACATTTAGAGTATGAAGCATATAAACCGATGGCAGTAAAACAACTTATGAGAATTGGTGAAGAGATTAGTGAAAGATGGCCGGATGCAAAAGTAGCAATTACGCACCGTGTAGGGCGGCTAGAAATAAAGGATATTGCGGTAGTCATTGCAGTTTCATCACCGCATCGTAAAGTAGCTTATGAAGCGAATGAGTACGCGATTGAACGTATAAAACGAATTGTTCCAATTTGGAAAAAAGAATTTTGGGAAGATGGAACGATGTGGATTGGAGATCAACTTGAAAATACACCATATCCAGAAGGAAAACCAAAGAAGGAAGAATGA
- a CDS encoding divergent PAP2 family protein encodes METILHNDPLMAAVISWFLAQLTKVVFKLVKMGEFDFAKFFASGGMPSSHASTVTALATGVGVVEGVESSMFAVAAIFAIIVMYDASGVRLAVSKQAKILNDFFHGRETEYKKLNELVGHTPYEVVVGALLGIIVGVGYCL; translated from the coding sequence ATGGAAACAATTTTACATAATGATCCGCTTATGGCAGCTGTAATTTCATGGTTTTTAGCACAATTAACGAAAGTAGTCTTTAAATTAGTTAAAATGGGTGAATTTGATTTTGCAAAGTTTTTTGCTTCAGGTGGGATGCCAAGTTCTCATGCTTCAACTGTTACAGCGCTTGCTACAGGAGTTGGAGTAGTGGAAGGTGTGGAAAGCTCGATGTTTGCGGTTGCTGCTATTTTTGCCATTATTGTTATGTATGATGCTTCAGGAGTAAGGCTTGCAGTAAGTAAACAAGCAAAAATATTGAATGACTTTTTTCACGGTAGAGAAACAGAATATAAGAAGTTAAATGAACTTGTTGGGCATACACCGTATGAAGTAGTAGTTGGTGCTTTATTAGGGATTATTGTCGGAGTAGGATATTGTTTATGA